The proteins below come from a single Eriocheir sinensis breed Jianghai 21 chromosome 11, ASM2467909v1, whole genome shotgun sequence genomic window:
- the LOC126996938 gene encoding uncharacterized protein LOC126996938: MSLPSVLLLMLLTATATRAHDCSFSVDCANLLDSMNTVCRSYKQHPGYRRTRDTLSVGVIGNTSSAPAYTALQPPAAAVEMLDEENPMLPPQVAARVFQMDRVGGRFRRSERTVDAYTQCCVENCTLHEVAGYCETFQPEYQFLATGNPCA; encoded by the exons ATGTCCCTGCCTTCCGTCCTTCTGCTA ATGCTGCTGACGGCCACAGCCACGAGGGCCCACGACTGCAGCTTCTCCGTGGACTGTGCCAACCTGTTAGACTCCATGAACACTGTGTGCCGCTCCTACAAGCAGCACCCCGGTTACAGGAGgactcgag ACACTCTTTCAGTGGGAGTGATTGGGAACACCTCGTCCGCCCCCGCCTACACAGCCCTCCAGCCCCCCGCAGCAGCCGtcgag ATGTTAGACGAGGAGAATCCGATGCTACCGCCACAGGTCGCCGCCAGGGTCTTCCAGATGGATCGGGTTGGGGGAAGATTCCGCAGGTCTGAGCGCACTGTTGACGCCTACACTCAGTGCTGTGTCGAAAACTGCACGTTGCATGAGGTGGCTGGCTACTGCGAAACCTTCCAGCCAGAGTATCAGTTCCTGGCCACCGGAAATCCTTGCGCATAA
- the LOC126996937 gene encoding sodium channel protein Nach-like has protein sequence MGDGWTNKAGRLPGERLLKVDMPRPSISVISFRRDKDFLKIRTLFGVTDLMCNESNCHGVGHTWNNRHNFLGLLFLMLLTTMVSCLFYVASVMLQDFISREIQSQTSVELKGDSGLQLPSVVICNRDYFSRRKLTEMGVSSRLTHYLIVSIGSTLISEEDFGLNDDEFEIESRAELLEYLQYRGMSFPELIESISYGCEEMVLQCNIGTLEHNASECCKTFVPVRTLTGLCFMHLSSDIDAQPSEGENMGLTLFLNITRDDWPDLDPGILDPSHTTKVGLQATFISNHTHPAQVVMGKGSILEPGTHSFATLTLTVVQDTGMKTMVDLYEEPCLPLVDLKPEPGLQNFIKTEPNCDLYATRSCLDQFCNCTLYSLSFPRDEVMPCMLKDNQECRRLLHRGLGPKMPADLTDGAGDGTRLAIESCLSTARLSCGHLCERHDFTSATSRMAVPPRIYNHLVNYYNLSDGSDLGIITAFYPDLRYTSVKMWRKDLLNFLCNLGGYSGLFFGCSVLVVCEFLVYLGLVAHVFIRRLIERKKTVTMKVTQKT, from the exons ATGGGTGACGGCTGGACAAACAAGGCAGGCAGACTGCCGGGCGAGAGACTTTTAaaa GTCGACATGCCGCGGCCATCCATCAGCGTCATAAGTTTCAGACGCGATAAG GACTTCCTTAAAATACGGACCCTGTTCGGGGTGACGGACTTGATGTGCAATGAGTCCAACTGTCACGGGGTCGGACACACGTGGAACAACCGCCACAACTTCCTGGGCCTGTTATTTCTGATGCTCCTCACCACGATGGTCTCCTGCCTCTTCTACGTGGCCTCGGTGATGTTGCAGGACTTCATCTCCAGGGAAATCCAGTCACAG ACGTCAGTGGAGCTCAAGGGTGACTCGGGGCTACAGTTACCTTCCGTTGTGATATGTAATCGTGACTATTTCTCCCGCCGAAAGCTGACCG AGATGGGCGTCAGCAGCCGCCTCACGCACTACCTTATTGTCTCCATCGGCTCCACCTTGATCTCGGAGGAAGACTTCGGGCTCAATGATGATGAGTTTGAAATCGAGAGCCGCGCTGAGCTGCTCGAATACCTCCAGTACCGCGGCATGAGCTTCCCGGAGCTCATTGAGTCGATCTCCTACGG GTGTGAGGAGATGGTGCTGCAGTGTAACATCGGGACCCTGGAGCACAACGCCTCGGAGTGCTGTAAGACCTTCGTGCCGGTCCGCACCCTGACGGGGCTGTGCTTCATGCACCTTTCCTCCGACATCGACGCCCAGCCCTCCGAGGGGGAGAACATGGGCCTCACCTTGTTCTTGAATATTACAAGGGACGACTGGCCAG ATCTGGACCCTGGCATCCTGGACCCCTCCCACACGACCAAGGTGGGGCTGCAGGCCACGTTCATCAGCAACCACACCCACCCCGCCCAAGTGGTGATGGGTAAAGGCTCCATCCTGGAACCTGGCACCCACTCCTtcgccaccctcaccctcaccgtg GTGCAGGACACGGGCATGAAGACGATGGTGGACCTGTACGAGGAGCCGTGTCTGCCGCTCGTTGACCTGAAGCCCGAGCCGGGTCTGCAAAACTTCATTAAGACGGAACCAAACTGTGACCTTTACGCCACGAGGTCCTGCCTGGACCAATTTTGCAACTGTACCTTATACTCCCTCAGCTTTCCAAGAG ACGAGGTAATGCCGTGCATGCTGAAGGACAACCAGGAGTGCCGGCGGCTGCTGCACCGAGGGCTGGGGCCTAAGATGCCTGCTGACCTGACTGACGGTGCCGGTGACGGGACCAGGCTGGCTATTGAGTCGTGCCTCTCCACAG CGCGGCTCTCCTGCGGGCACCTGTGTGAGCGCCACGACTTCACCTCCGCCACGAGCCGCATGGCCGTGCCGCCGAGGATCTACAACCACCTTGTGAACTATTATAATCTCTCGGACGG GAGTGACCTCGGCATAATAACAGCGTTCTACCCTGACCTTCGCTACACCTCAGTCAAAATGTGGCGCAAAGATCTCCTGAACTTTCTAT GCAACCTGGGGGGCTACAGCGGCCTCTTCTTCGGCTGCTCCGTCCTTGTCGTCTGCGAATTCTTAGTTTACCTTGGACTCGTTGCTCACGTCTTCATCAGGAGactgatagagaggaagaaaactgtCACCATGAAGGTCACTCAAAAAACCTGA